A single genomic interval of Microbacterium oleivorans harbors:
- a CDS encoding AI-2E family transporter — MKLQNPFRTALIATLGVGVGILILGGIQTLSTILLYVGTALFLALGLDPVVSWLERRRLPRWAALLVTFAALLAAFAGIILMVVPIIVTQISQLVAAIQDLVTSGSWDPVTAIRDWLTATFPQLNVDELFQYLSDWYASLDVGEIGGSITSSIILIGGGIISGFTGAVIVLILTIYFTASTPNLKAAVYQLVPASRRPRFIDLAEQITASVGFYVAGQVSLGVINGVLSAIFLSVINAPFPAVLAVVAFFFSLIPLVGTLTGSAIIVLTCLIPGLSDPQTALWAAIWYIVYMQVEAYFISPRIMNRAVSIPGAVVVIAALAGAALGQLLGALVAIPVAASILIIYRQVVIPRQNER, encoded by the coding sequence GTGAAGCTGCAGAACCCGTTCCGCACGGCCCTCATCGCCACTCTCGGCGTCGGGGTCGGCATCCTCATCCTCGGCGGCATCCAGACGCTGTCGACGATCCTGCTCTACGTGGGCACCGCCCTGTTCCTGGCGCTCGGGCTGGACCCGGTCGTCTCCTGGCTCGAACGCCGCCGTCTGCCCCGGTGGGCGGCGCTGCTGGTGACATTCGCCGCGCTTCTGGCGGCGTTCGCAGGCATCATCCTCATGGTGGTGCCGATCATCGTCACGCAGATCTCGCAGCTCGTGGCGGCCATCCAGGATCTCGTGACGAGCGGCTCGTGGGATCCGGTCACCGCGATCAGGGACTGGCTGACGGCGACCTTCCCGCAGCTGAACGTGGACGAGCTCTTCCAGTACCTCTCCGACTGGTACGCCTCGCTCGACGTGGGAGAGATCGGCGGCTCGATCACGTCGTCCATCATCCTCATCGGCGGCGGCATCATCAGCGGCTTCACCGGCGCGGTGATCGTCCTGATCCTCACGATCTACTTCACCGCCTCGACGCCGAACCTCAAGGCCGCGGTCTACCAGCTCGTGCCCGCCTCGCGTCGGCCGCGCTTCATCGATCTGGCGGAACAGATCACGGCGTCCGTGGGCTTCTACGTCGCGGGGCAGGTGTCGCTCGGCGTCATCAACGGCGTGCTGAGCGCGATCTTCTTGAGCGTCATCAACGCCCCCTTCCCCGCGGTGCTCGCCGTGGTGGCCTTCTTCTTCTCACTCATCCCGCTGGTGGGCACGCTGACGGGCTCGGCCATCATCGTCCTCACCTGCCTCATCCCGGGACTGTCCGACCCGCAGACGGCGCTGTGGGCCGCGATCTGGTACATCGTCTACATGCAGGTCGAGGCGTACTTCATCTCGCCGCGCATCATGAACCGCGCCGTGTCGATCCCCGGTGCCGTCGTCGTGATCGCCGCGCTCGCCGGCGCCGCGCTCGGTCAGCTCCTCGGAGCGCTCGTGGCGATCCCGGTCGCCGCGAGCATCCTCATCATCTACCGTCAGGTCGTGATCCCCCGGCAGAACGAGCGCTGA